Proteins encoded in a region of the Bactrocera tryoni isolate S06 chromosome 4, CSIRO_BtryS06_freeze2, whole genome shotgun sequence genome:
- the LOC120774779 gene encoding jerky protein homolog-like, translating into MTSAMFMPPNVTPLIQPMDQNAIRLTKLFYRNSLLASIVATGTDVIEALKKLTLRDAIGYLDLAWQRLEKETIAKCWTNILSSIEDEKDCDEDIPLATLRERICLPINSQQERAIELLHSINPEVSFSIADINEWTEDFPNSTETNEVLTSDESESEDSNLERPHTRIEPSEAINIFNKALEWAEDENISPTDISVLKRLREKAVFSNLQKKKIQKKITHFFQ; encoded by the exons ATGACGAGTGCAATGTTTATGCCACCAAATGTCACTCCACTCATACAGCCAATGGATCAAAATGCCATACGACTTACAAAACTTTTCTACAGAAACAGTCTTTTGGCATCAATTGTAGCCACAGGGACTGATGTTATTGAAGCCCTAAAGAAACTGACGTTAAGAGACGCTATTGGCTATTTAGATTTAGCTTGGCAACGTCTTGAAAAGGAAACAATAGCAAAATGCTGGACGAACATTTTAAGCTCTATAGAAGATGAAAAAGACTGTGATGAGGATATTCCATTAGCTACTTTGAGAGAAAGGATTTGTTTACCAATTAACAGCCAACAAGAACGCGCAATAGAACTGCTTCATTCAATTAATCCAGAG GTTAGTTTTTCAATTGCTGATATCAATGAATGGACTGAAGATTTTCCTAACTCAACCGAAACGAACGAGGTTTTAACTAGTGATGAAAGTGAAAGCGAGGATAGTAATCTGGAAAGACCACATACTAGAATAGAGCCTAGTGAAGCaatcaacatttttaataaagctttgGAATGGGCGGAAGATGAAAATATAAGTCCAACAGATATCAGCGTACTTAAACGTCTCCGCGAAAAAGCCGTGTTcagcaatttgcaaaaaaagaaaatccaaaaaaagataacccattttttccaataa
- the LOC120773613 gene encoding transcription elongation factor SPT6, producing MADFLDSEAEESEEEEELDTNERKKLKKLKALADSSEEDDEDDEERLREELKDLIDDNPIEEEASDGEYSDTGSKKRKKHDDELDDRLEDDDYDLIEENLGVKVERKKRFKRLRRIQESDGEEEHVDEGLAREAIAEQLFDEEDENLERRSERSQKDHDTYEEEEESDSDADDFIVDDEGRPIAEKKRKRKPIFTDASLQEGQDIFGVDFDYDDFAKYDEDEYEDESEGEEYDEDIPEEDRSKSKKKPPKKKVSKKTIFDLYEPSELKRGHFTDLDNDIRKTDIPERMQLRQVPVTPVAEGSSELDDEAEWIYKQAFCKPTVSQQESLDASRDKHKKPISAVGKIKQTLEFIRNQQLEVPFIAFYRKEYVKPELSCEDLWKIYYYDERWCQLYSRKKKLKLLFEKMRDFQRSSVDKKGDNPTTSDFRIFLDEDLERLKEVQTMEELKDVHMHFLLHYSHEIPKMQEQIRKIERERKRLAREELRQSQQDGEDVDANFEEEVEEGEEQLKQAKDSGPYAMCRKAGICGFAKRFGLTPEHYAENLRDSYQRHEVEQETAAPLDIAKQYLCPKFVTVEEVVHAAKFVVARQLSREPLLKKSVREVFFERAKIDIQPTKKGLKEIDENHPCYTMKYLAKKPVKDLVGDQFLRLSMAEEDKLIEITISDHIDGNTSNSYIDEAKQLYQRDEFSKVVQEWNSLRAECVELALKIMVIPELRKELKTVLLNEAKQFVLKSCCMKLANWLKVAPYRPDIADEYMYDDWSYNKGIRAMGIAYVPDYSQAAFCAITTVEGDVSDYLRLPHILKRKNSYRSDEKNFKISDLKNLKEFIQNKKPHIIAIGGESREAQMLKNDVQELIKELSEEDQFPMIAVEIVDNELAKIYANSKKGASDFKEYPDLLKQAVSIARKMQDPLVEYSQLCSADEEILCLRYHTLQEQLAKEDMLEYLYIEFINRTNEVGLDINLTVQNSYTQNLVQFICGLGPRKGQALIKLLKQSNQRLENRTQLVTLCHLGPKVFINCSGFIKIDTSSLGDSTEAYVEVLDGSRIHPETYEWARKMAIDAMEYDDEEANPAGALEEILESPERLKDLDLDAFAVELERQGFGNKSITLYDIRTELNALYKDLRTPYRSANSEELFDMLTKETPESFYVGKMVLATVSGISHKKPQGDQLDQANPVRNDETGHWQCPFCLKDDFPELSEVWNHFDAGACPGQATGVKLRLDNGLSGFIHIKNLSDKHVLNPEDRVQIGQAIHVRIIKIDVERFSVDCSSKSSDLMDKNHEWRPRKDAFYDYEMEEKDNRKENEQKQVRSKQQYVKRVIIHPSFHNKSYAEVVKIMENMDQGEVIVRPSSKGSDHLTVTWKVTSGIYQHIDVREEGKENAFSLGQSLWIGNEEFEDLDEIIARHVNPMAACARELLTYKYYRDTGGGHKDKMEELLKEEKTKDPKKIHYFISASKSYPGKFLLSYLPKTKCRHEYVTVVPEGFRFRGQIFDSLNSLLKWFKDHYSDPIITNTPISTPNVSGSVRTSGYDTPRGNVDSRISDQHISQSSTMHTPHYPNTPGYQGGYVNTPYTPSGQTPFMTPYNTPHSSQTPRYSHNTPSPNSSTSNLNYHRSVNLKQPKDNHLYHGISPRLELESTKNHIYSSQKESAEWQMASESWARRKPVHPTPNISRAVGNDFLRGVSYAIPTASDMSSAFNKLSDEHYRLRDHKSPRSIRSTPRTNTSPHSMNLGDATPLYDEN from the exons aaACGGTTTAAGCGGCTCCGGCGTATTCAAGAAAGTGATGGCGAAGAAGAGCATGTGGATGAAGGCTTAGCCAGAGAAGCTATTGCTGAACAACTCTTTGATGAAGAAGACGAG AATTTGGAAAGGCGGTCCGAACGAAGTCAAAAGGATCATGACACTTACGAAGAGGAAGAAGAATCTGATTCGGATGCAGATGATTTTATTGTCGATGATGAAGGGCGTCCGATTGCGGAGAAAAAGAGAAAGCGGAAACCGATCTTTACTGACgc ATCATTGCAAGAAGGTCAGGACATTTTTGGAGTTGATTTTGATTACGATGATTTTGCAAAATATGACGAAGATGAATATGAAGATGAATCGGAAGGCGAGGAATACGATGAAGATATTCCTGAAGAAGATCGaagcaaaagtaaaaagaaaccgcctaaaaaaaaagtttccaagAAAACTATATTCGATCTATATGAACCAAGTGAACTCAAGCGAGGTCACTTCACTGATTTGGATAACGACATCCGAAAGACTGACATACCAGAAAGAATGCAGTTAAGACAAGTTCCGGTAACGCCTGTTGCAGAGGGCTCATCGGAATTAGACGATGAAGCAGAGTGGATTTATAAACAGGCGTTTTGCAAGCCAACGGTCTCACAACAAGAATCTTTGGACGCAAGTCGTGACAAACATAAGAAACCAATCAGTGCTGTTGGCAAAATTAAGCAAACCTTGGAATTTATTAGAAATCAACAATTGGAGGTACCATTCATAGCTTTTTATAGGAAAGAATATGTAAAACCGGAACTAAGTTGTGAAGATTTGTGGAAGATATATTATTATGATGAACGTTGGTGTCAACTTTATAGtaggaagaaaaaattaaaactgttatttgaaaaaatgcgtGACTTTCAAAGATCAAGTGTAGATAAAAAGGGTGACAATCCTACGACCAGCGATTTCCGAATATTTTTAGATGAGGATTTAGAGAGGTTAAAGGAAGTACAGACAATGGAGGAATTAAAAGATGTTCAtatgcattttttgctgcattATTCACATGAAATACCTAAAATGCAAGAACAAATTAGAAAAATAGAAAGAGAACGAAAACGACTTGCTAGAGAAGAACTTCGCCAGAGTCAACAAGATGGCGAAGATGTGGATGCAAATTTTGAGGAAGAGGTTGAGGAAGGAGAAGAACAATTAAAACAAGCGAAGGATTCAGGTCCTTATGCAATGTGTCGTAAAGCAGGCATATGTGGATTTGCCAAAAGATTTGGATTAACACCTGAACATTATGCAGAAAATTTAAGAGACAGCTATCAACGCCATGAAGTGGAGCAGGAAACAGCTGCTCCACTCGATATTGCAAAGCAATATTTATGTCCAAAATTTGTAACTGTTGAAGAAGTTGTACATGCTGCTAAATTCGTTGTTGCTCGACAACTCTCTAGAGAACCTCTCCTTAAAAAGTCTGTTCGAGAAGTTTTTTTTGAACGTGCTAAAATAGATATTCAGCCCACCAAAAAGGGGTTGAAAGAAATTGATGAAAACCACCCCTGTTATACCATGAAATATTTAGCGAAAAAGCCTGTAAAGGATTTAGTTGGAGACCAATTTTTGAGACTTTCTATGGCCGAAGAAGATAAGTTAATTGAAATAACAATTTCTGATCATATAGATGGTAATACTTCAAATTCGTATATTGATGAAGCTAAACAACTTTATCAGCGTGACGAATTTTCAAAAGTGGTCCAAGAATGGAATTCGTTACGAGCCGAATGCGTTGAGCttgcattaaaaattatggTTATTCCAGAATTGCGTAAAGAATTGAAAACAGTACTTCTAAATGAAGCGAAACAGTTTGTTTTGAAGTCTTGCTGTATGAAACTAGCGAACTGGTTGAAAGTGGCACCATATCGCCCTGACATTGCtgatgaatatatgtatgacgATTGGAGTTATAATAAAGGAATCAGAGCGATGGGTATAGCATATGTCCCAGATTATTCCCAGGCTGCATTTTGTGCTATAACAACAGTTGAAGGCGATGTTAGCGATTATCTTCGATTACCACATATTTTAAAACGCAAGAATTCATATCGTTccgatgaaaaaaattttaaaatatcggacttaaaaaatttaaaagaatttatcCAAAATAAAAAGCCCCATATTATTGCAATTGGGGGTGAGTCCAGAGAAGCCCAGATGTTAAAAAACGACGTGCAGGAATTAATTAAAGAACTATCCGAAGAGGATCAATTTCCAATGATTGCTGTGGAAATAGTTGACAATGAACTGGCTAAGATTTATGCAAATTCTAAAAAAGGAGCTTCTGATTTTAAAGAATATCCAGATCTATTAAAACAAGCAGTATCAATAGCAAGAAAAATGCAGGATCCGCTTGTTGAATATTCGCAATTGTGCAGCGCTGATGAAGAAATACTGTGCTTGCGATATCATACATTGCAAGAGCAATTAGCAAAAGAAGATATGTTagaatacttgtatatagaaTTTATAAATCGTACAAATGAAGTTGGATTAGATATAAATTTAACAGTTCAAAACTCTTATACCCAAAACTTAGTGCAATTTATTTGTGGATTGGGTCCACGAAAGGGACAAGCgttaataaaattactcaaacaGTCCAATCAAAGGTTGGAAAATCGTACTCAGTTGGTGACTTTGTGTCATTTAGGAccaaaagtatttataaattgttcgggttttattaaaatagataCAAGTTCACTTGGTGATAGTACAGAAGCCTATGTTGAAGTTTTGGATGGTTCAAGAATACATCCGGAAACATATGAATGGGCCAGAAAAATGGCTATCGATGCAATGGAGTATGATGATGAAGAAGCTAATCCTGCAGGCGCTTTAGAGGAAATTCTTGAATCTCCGGAAAGACTTAAAGATCTTGATTTAGATGCATTTGCTGTGGAGTTAGAAAGACAAGGATTTGGAAACAAAAGTATAACTCTGTATGACATTCGTACAGAACTAAATGCTTTATATAAAGACTTGAGAACACCTTATCGATCTGCAAATTCTGAAGAATTGTTCGATATGCTAACCAAGGAAACACCTGAGTCATTTTATGTTGGAAAAATGGTGCTGGCTACGGTTTCAGGAATATCTCACAAAAAACCCCAAGGGGATCAACTTGATCAAGCCAATCCCGTAAGAAATGACGAAACTGGGCATTGGCAATGCCCGTTCTGTTTAAAGGACGACTTCCCCGAACTATCCGAGGTATGGAATCATTTTGATGCAGGTGCTTGCCCTGGACAAGCTACTGGTGTTAAACTGCGGTTAGATAATGGGCTTTCTGGATTCATTCACATCAAAAACCTATCAGACAAACACGTATTGAATCCGGAGGATCGAGTTCAAATTGGGCAGGCAATACATGTACGTATCATTAAAATTGATGTAGAAAGGTTTTCCGTCGATTGCTCCTCAAAAAGCTCTGACTTGATGGATAAAAATCATGAGTGGCGACCCCGTAAAGATGCGTTTTATGACTATGAAATGGAAGAAAAAGACAACCGAAAAGAAAATGAGCAGAAACAAGTGAGATCAAAGCAGCAGTACGTAAAACGTGTTATTATTCATCCATCATTCCACAACAAATCATATGCAGAAGTtgttaaaattatggaaaatatggACCAAGGAGAAGTTATTGTACGGCCATCTAGTAAGGGATCAGATCATTTAACTGTAACATGGAAAGTTACCTCGGGAATTTATCAACACATAGATGTCCGAGAAGAAGGGAAGGAAAATGCTTTCAGTTTGGGCCAAAGCCTATGGATTGGAAATGAAGAATTTGAAGATCTAGATGAAATTATTGCCAGACATGTAAACCCCATGGCTGCATGTGCGCGAGAACTTCTTACCTATAAATATTATAGAGACACAGGTGGTGGCCACAAAGATAAAATGGAAGAATTgctgaaagaagaaaaaactaaagaccctaaaaaaatacattacttTATATCAGCATCGAAATCTTATCCcggaaaatttttattgtcgTATTTGCCCAAAACTAAGTGCAGACACGAATACGTCACTGTTGTACCGGAAGGCTTTCGTTTTAGAGGTCAAATATTTGACTCACTGAATTCTCTTCTAAAATGGTTTAAAGATCATTATTCAGACCCCATAATTACGAACACTCCTATTTCTACTCCAAATGTTTCGGGTAGCGTGAGAACTTCAGGATATGATACTCCTAGAGGAAACGTTGATTCACGAATATCGGATCAACATATATCACAATCATCAACAATGCATACCCCTCATTATCCAAATACTCCTGGATATCAAGGCGGCTATGTTAATACACCGTATACCCCTAGCGGACAAACACCTTTCATGACCCCATATAATACGCCACACTCTTCACAAACACCTCGTTACTCGCATAATACCCCCAGTCCCAATTCTTCGAcctcaaatttaaattatcatCGTTCAGTAAACCTTAAGCAGCCTAAGGATAACCATCTATATCATGGAATTTCCCCTAGATTGGAATTAGAGTCAACCAAAAACCACATTTATTCTTCCCAAAAGGAGAGCGCAGAATGGCAAATGGCGTCCGAATCATGGGCCAGACGTAAGCCAGTACATCCTACCCCAAATATTTCTCGAGCAGTTGGGAATGATTTCTTAAGGGGCGTTAGCTATGCGATTCCAACAGCCAGCGACATGTCATCTGCGTTTAATAAACTCTCAGATGAACATTATCGTTTAAGAGATCATAAGAGCCCACGGTCGATTCGAAGTACACCTCGTACAAATACTTCTCCTCATTCTATGAATTTAGGCGACGCGACACCTCTGTACGAtgaaaattaa